A region of the Apium graveolens cultivar Ventura chromosome 6, ASM990537v1, whole genome shotgun sequence genome:
TCACACATAAAATTCAGAGACACGTTTAATTGTGAATGAAGGATGATCACATGAATAAAAAATGGTGAAAATAAGAGAGAAAATGATAAGATGGGGGAAGAAGATGACCAAAAATGGCTACTGGAAAGAAAGAGGCAACATGGTTTCCAAAATGAAGTCGTCCAATTTCAATGGAAAATGGTCGAATTTATCACACAGCTAAATATGATTGCTGTCGGTCGAAATTAATTTTCCATTATTTTCGGTCGAGAATCGCAGACGACTAGATTAAATGAAAAACTGCCGAATTTATCACACGGCTAAATATGATTGCAATCGGTCAAAATTAATTTTCCACTATTTTCGGTTGAAAATCGCAGACGACTAGATTCAGTCGGAGTTAACTTACAACGTTCGGCGGTCGCATTTAAGATTCAACCGAAAAAAGAGGGGAAAAAATCCCGCCAAACAGTTCGACTAAAATGgttgaattttataaaataaaaaattatggCGGGAAGTTTCTTGTTCATTTTTTGGTGGTCGTAAATTCGAGCAAAAATATTTTTGGTTGAATTTGTCTCTAAATATGATCGCTTTAAATTCAGCCGATAATGGTTGAATAGTATCCTAAATATAACCGTTTTGATTTCGACCGTTGCCAATCGAATTTAGCAACAACTTGAAATTTTGACCGTTTTCAGTCGAATTTAGTAGCGGTCGTATTTGTTTGGTTGCATTTACCCTTAAAATGGCTATAATCATTAATATAATTTGACATCAAAAAAAAATTTTGTTGCTAAAATAGCTTTTGCACTTTCTATTTTACAACCAAGAAATTTTATATTTGACTAAAATTTTATACCACACATTCACTTTAATTTATAGTGAACCTCTTTGCAGgatattattaattatttgatgatgtgacaaaaataactagcataatagTCCGTGCGAGGCACAAGATGTTTTCTAGTAATATCAGAATTCCGTCTATAAAGTTTTAGAGTTTTGTGAGGATGGTGAACAttctaaaattttataatattgaAAAATTTAGAATTTTGGGAGAATTAGAAGCTGAAGTTTGAATAAATTCGATAAAATTTGAAGCAAAAATAATCGTGTTCCCACgaattgaatttttttaatttagatAGATAGTGATTGTCAGGTTTTTTATGTGACTTtttcattttcttaaaaaaatggtcattttttttaaatcaagTAGATTATGATGTTAAGTTTGAAATAAATCTAAATATGTTGGTCTAAatcaaaaattgaaaaaatttATGAATTATGTGTACATCTAACACTATTCCATTTATCCCATAATTGTTGACTTATTTGATATTTTGTTGTCAATTTGGTCAAATGACTAAAATATAGcaatttattttcttaaaattatatAATGTATCTAACAATATTACTTTTATTGAATAAACACGCATTATAAACTTTATTTGTTCATTTTTCGTATTAGCTAGTGTGAACTTGATTATTTGACATTGTTAATTAATCTTATGTATAATATCGTAGATTTTACCAAGATGATTACTTGAAAACATATtacattatttattaaatatatgttatttcttaatttatttatattttttatataatgttTATCTTTATATGTTAGATTTTGATCAAAATTATTATCTAAATTGTAACTTTAATTGTTTAGAAATATATAGCTAACTAAATTAACATATATGAACGGAAAAACATGACCAAATAAGTTATTTCACGAATTGTAGTAGAAAGATGAAATTTTACTCTTTAGGTACACATATTAACTACGTGATTAAAAACATAAAACACATAATGGCATAACTAATGGGTAGCATTTTATAACTATGTTGGACTATTATATATACTAGTTTAAATCCCGTACGATGCATGGGTTCccgttaatatttaaaatttttatttatcccattatattctaatttttaaaatatttttgtaaatatataataattataaatttacaATAAAAATAGTAGGATAACTATAGTAGAATAAGTAGACTCCGTCTAATGGTTTAACAATTTATTAGTTTAGCGGATCAAAcactatttttttaataataggatacGTTGTGGTGGTAGTTTAGcagaataaatatattatatctaatagtttaacaatttagtagtttagcggatatataacactatttatttattttctttaataatcaaaattaagAAATAACAGTTAAATCAAATTATAtctcattccggttattataattTACCGTTGAGAAGAGATTATAACCATTTTGATTTATATTGCATATAGTCATGCGATGGGATTATTCTTATAAGTCATTAATTGTATTTATAAATCGAGATACAGACAAGTTTTTACGGGAGATAATCCCCTCGTAACGAGCCAAAAAGGCAATAAGAATTAATAAGTTTACCTAAAGTAGTTGCGTGACCAATTTTTCCACACCAGCTGATAAAACTGCACACAACATAAAAGTGAGGTTGCATTAGTAATGTCACAATAACAATAAATGCTACTAGAAGTAAAAATCGGGGTCATAAGTCATGAGCTAAACGAACTCAACACCCCCGCTCTCTCTGTCTGTCAAACATACTCGCACACATTTTTATATTCAGTTATTAAAAATGGCCTTGTGCGTATCCGACTCGGGTAGAGAGCTATGGTGCCGCGACGGAGTAGCCGCTTCTCACTTAAAGCGCATATCAATATTCATCATATTCTTCACAAGCATTATAGGCATCTCCCTTCCGGTGTTGTTAGCTCGGCTCTTCCAAGGCAAGCCGGCTTACGACAAAGCCGTGTTACTCATCAAATGCTTCGCAGCTGGTGTAATCCTCTCCACTTCTCTCGTCCACGTCCTCCCCGACGCCTTCAACGCACTAGCAGATTGTCAAGTATCATCTCTTCACCCCTGGAAAGACTTCCCCTTCTCGGGTTTAGTTACGTTGATAGGAGTCTTAATGGCACTTTTAGTGGACTTAACTGCCACTTCACATGCAGATAGTGGTGATCATGCAACCGAGTATAAGCCGATTGTCGCGGAGATGAAGTCATGTTGCAGTGGGAAAAATATTGAACGAGACGGAGATTTGGAGAGTGATGAGGATAGGAGATTCCGGGAGGATGAGATGGTGGTGAAAATTAAACAAAGATTAGTGTCACAAGTGTTGGAAATAGGGATTATATTTCATAGTGTGATAATTGGTGTTACCATGGGAATGTCGCAAAATAAGTGTACTATTAGACCTCTTGTTGCAGCCTTGGCTTTTCATCAGATCTTCGAAGGCATGGGACTTGGTGGTTGCATTGCACAAGTACATTCAATTCCCCCTTTTTACTTGATTGCAGAGGAGGACTAATAGTGTCCTAATCTATTCCACTTCAATTTTTTTGTTATGTTTTgggtaaaaaaaaaaaaattattcttgGTAGGGGTTACTTGAGACTATCATATGAGATACATGATATGCATTTTTAACATGTTTGTTTTTCTTTGGAATTAGTAATTCCTTATAATACGATAAATTTATTTATATGTTACCAAATACAATATTTATTTGCGGATTTGGTTTGATAATTTGTTTTAATTTCGAGTTGTTTGTCGATTATAGCCCATTACAAGTGATCAGTGCAACCGGTATTCTTCTGGTAGCCGTAGAACATTACTGAGGAACAAGGTCTATTTTggttttcattttctttttcctcAATTTTGTGTGGCTATGATAAAGAAAATATAGATAAAAAAAAACTTGAAGGAACCGTATTTTGTGGTTGTGATGACTGATGATGGGTCATAAAAACTAGAAAAGTCTTTAAAGACAATCACATGATGTTGTTTGGTTCAAAAATAAACGAACTGGATGTCATCTCATCACTTCAATATCATTATCAGTTCACCCCAAGATTTTCTCCCTGAATATGACAATTTTTTGACAAGGTTTATAACCGTATTTTGTTATGGTATTTGCTTCTGAAAAGTCTGATTAGAGAACTGGATAGCAAGTATGGACAAATCTGTAATAGCTAACAATTTCATGAAATGTTAAGTACTCGGTAGACTATAAAATATTGCAAGTATTAGCCTATTTCAAAATCTGGAACAGGTTACAAATTTGTTAGCTATGACAATTGAGTAATGAGGTAATTGTAGTATTTGTACTGAGGACAAAGTAGAGCAGAGAAGGCTGAATATTGTAAATGCTAATGTTAGATAACAAATGCTTTTCTACTTCATCGTAATGGTGCATTACATTACTGACATTATTCAACTATGCAGGCGGGCTTCAGTTTCGGGACAACAGCATACATGTGTTTGATGTTCTCCGTGACAACTCCGATGGGAATACTACTGGGAATGTTGGTGTTTTTCTTTACAGGTTACGATGATCACAGTACTAATGCTTTAATTCTTGAAGGCTTGCTGGGATCTTTATCATCGGGGATACTTATTTACATGGCTCTTGTGGATCTCATAGCTCTCGATTTTTTCCATAACAAGTTAATGAGTTCTGAACTTTTGTTGAAGAAGGTTTCATTTCTTGCTCTTGTTCTTGGCTCCACCTTCATGTCAATCCTTGCATTATGGGCTTGAACTGAGATACAATTTTCATTAGACATGTGTATTTCACAACTCCCTCCTTGTATGATGTTACTCTAGCTTGTAATACCCTGTcatatatgaatttttggtaGATTTGCATATATGGACTAATAAATTGCTAGTCTATATGTGCAACCAATATCACAGTACTATAATTCTAGAAAAGGACCTGTCTTTTTTCCATTTCATTATTTTGATTAACCATGTAACATTGTATTGCATATTCTGAAAGAAATATAAATATAGGACAATATTTGCTCTGTTCCTAAGGGTGTTTTGTGTGGATGGAACCGAGGAGAAAGAACAAAAATTATAGAAGTGAAAAAATATGATAGTGAACATGCGAAAAGAATGGCTAGTACCCTGTACATTGCAGATCAATTAAACTGAATACTAGATGTATCATGTACGAGACACTCTCCTCCATCAACAAAAAAAACTTACATATAAAGATGAATAAAATAGTTCATATTTAATTTCAATCTTGCTTAGTCGTTAAATTGAGTGCCAACTTTGAAAAAAGTTTGGAAAAATGGTTGAAGTCTATACACAACCCAATATGGGGGCTAGAGCGGAAATCCAAATCTTAGATTTGTTTTAATAATTTGGGTAGCAGCCAGCAACCTTAGCATTGGCAAAACTTTTTAGTTTTAAACAAAAGAGCATTGTTTTGTCGTACCTTGTCATACTGCTTTTCTATTTAGCTTCCACTACTCTACTACTCTTTATGAGTCAGCACTTTTTTTGCCCTTAATCTAAATATATAAGATTGAAAGTTTTACACACTCCAATAGTGGTGGCTAAGGTCCATGGAACGAAGACTCATCGGACGATCGAGTTATTGGACCGAAGGTTCATCACGTCCATAAACTGAATGCCCACAGAGAGCCTCAGGCCGAGGCCCATCTTTCTTCCTGAACTTTGGAAAGCAGAAGGGACATAACGTCCCATTTTCACTCCCTCCTTAATGAAGAGTAACGGATGAGCATTCATGACCTGAATGGGTATAAAACCCCTTGGAAAGTAAGACAAAGGACAGATTCTCTCAAAAACAATCTGCTTTTCTTGTATTTTCTACCCACTTTACAACCAGATTCTTATTTTCAGGGTACAAACCCTCacattctcttcactttcaggtcTTAGCGGAAGCTACCTTCACGGAGGCCGAAGCCTGTTCATCTACCCGAAGGAATCCGGGCGTAACATTTGGTGCCGTTTGTGGGAACCACGAGAGTTACACGCCGAGATAACGAGAGCATGACTGAAATAATTCATGAGCATTCATCGCCACCTGGTTTTTCCGATAAGGGGCAACCATCCACCCTAGTGGACGAAGATGGAGTCATCACATTAACTCCTGAAGATGAAGCCTTACTTCTAAAGATCCGGCCGTAAAAGGCTGCGGAGAAGGGCAAGGCCAAAAGTCACCAAGCAGAAAAGGATGCAGAAGCCCGCGCGAAGCGAAGAGAGGCTGATGCGCCACGACTGAAGGCCCTGCAGCTTCAAAGAGAAGAAATTGAACTGCAAGAAAGGACCTTGCACGAAGCGTTGCAGGCCGACGAGCCGGGAAGAACGAATAAGGAAAGGAGAGATCGAAGGGGGCATGACGAAAAAGATGAGTCTGACTCTGATTCGCATCCCCGAAGGAAGAGGACGAAGCAACCCTTATCATCTGACTCAGAAGAGGAGCTCGATGGATCCCGCCTCGGGCTCACTCGCCTAGAAAAGGCCTTGTTCGGTGATAGGATGGACGACAAAGAACCGGTCGTGACCCAAGAAATTGAACAATTTCGACCTCCTCCGGGAGAAGAAAGGCAATTTTCTAAGATGAGTGAGTTCAGCGGGAAGGGAGACCCTGAGGACCACTGCGAAAAGTACGAGTTGCTAATGATTGGGATGGGTCATAATGATATCATGCTTTGCAAAATGTTCAAGATCTATCTGAAGGGGTCAGCTTCGATGTGGTACAAATCCCTTAAGCCTAGGTCCATTGGATCTTACGAGCAACTGAAAAGGAAGTTTCTGAAGTACTACTCGCACCTATGCCGAAAGGCGAAGGACACTGAAGCCCTGGTCCACTGCAGACAGATGGCGAACGAGGAGTTGGGGGATTATCTTGCTCGGTTTAAAGAAGAAGCTGGAATGGTTACTAATCTGGACAAGGTCAAAGCAATGGGCTTCTTGACGGCGGGGCTCGACCCCTATAAAGGTAAAAACCTTCGCTCATCTCTTTACAATTTTCCCCCAAAATCCCTGAATGATATAAATGTGAGGGGCGAGAACATTTACCGAAAAATGGAAAGTATTGGAGGGTATAAGGACTCCTGAAGGGCTGACGATCGAAGCGAGCTGACAGATACGAGGGCTCAATATCAGGCCCTAGCCGAAGGGAAGGTAGGAAATAAGAAAGAAAAGAGATGGATCGCGGGGCCGAACGGCGACGAGATAGAGATTCGGTCGTATTCACCCCTTTGAATGTGCCAatctccaagattctccatgaAATCAAAGGCAAGCCTGGGTTCGTTCAGCCGGCCAAAATGAAGGTCCCTAACCATAAGAAGAACCCCGACAAATACTTCGACTATCACACGGATAAGGGGCATAATACCAACGAGTGCTATCACCTCAAAAGGCTAATTGAATGTATGATCAAAGACGGAGAACTTAATCAATTCGTCCGAGATCTGAGAGACAGACTGGGGCCGAAGGAAAATCAGGAGGAAGAGATAGAAGCCAAAGAGACGGAATGAATGGATAGGATAAGGGGCGAAGTAAAAACTATATCTGGGGGCAACATCCTAGATAAGGATAGCAAGACATCCAAGTAAAAGTATGCCCGAAAAGTATACAATCTCTATCAGTTCGGTCAGGCAAAGCCCCACATGCCCATGACCTTCAGCACTGAGGACTACGAGGACGTCATTCGCCCACACGAGGACCCACTCATTATTAACCCCATCATTGGGCAAAATAAAATATGGAAGGTAATGGTAGATACCAGAAGTTCAGCCAACATACTGTTCCACAAAACCTACTGTAAGATGAATTTGGCTGGAGAACAGTTGGAGCCCTGCAATGAGGCTCCTCTTTACGCCATTGGAGGATACCCCATAGAGTATAAGGGAACAATCACACTTCCTGTCCTCCTGGGAAAGTTTCTACATACTGTTGAAAAGCCGGTAAAATTTTATGTAGTACGGATTGAGATCCCATACAATGCCATATTCGGAAGACCCTTCTTGTCGACCATTGAAGCGGTTGAATCTATACCCCATCTTAAATTCAAGTTTCCAACCGATAAAGGGGTAGGAGAAATGAGGGGCTATCAAAAAACCGCCCGAATCATAATGTTGGAGGACCTAGAAAAGGATCAAGAATATGAAGGGTCGGACGAAACTGGGAAAAGAAAGAGGGCCGAAGCCGAGCACAGTGGAAGCCATGAAACACTGAATATTGAGTTGAAAAATTTTAGGGCGGATCTCTCAAGCCTGATCGCCGAACCAGTGGCGGAAACCGAAGAGGTAGAGCTATATGCAGGCCATCCGGGAAAAATGGTTCGGATAGGGAAAAACATGGGGGTAGATCTGGAGGAAAAGGTAATAGCTGTCATTCGGAAATACCATGATGTGTTCGCCTGGGGGCTGGAAGACATGCTCAGTTTGGATCCCAAGATGGCGAAGCACTACTTGAATGTACAATCTGAGGCCTAACCAGTGAAGCAGAAGAAGAGGACATTCGCAGTCGAATGATAGAAGGTCATAGAGGCCGAAGTTGAAAAACTGTTGGAAGCCAAGTTCATTGAATAAATTGAATACCCTGACTAGCTAGCCAACGTGGTGGTTGTCAAGAAATcaaatgggaagtggaggattTGCGTGGAGTATACAGACTTCAACAAAATATGTCTGAAGGACCACTACCCCTTGCCTAGTATCGACTAGCTGATATACGCAACGGCAGGATACCAGGTACTTAGTTTTTTGGATGCTTTTTCTGGCTATCATCAAATTCCTAAGAATGACAAGGATGTGCCTAAGACAGCGTTCATAACTCCGAAGGGGACTTATGCTTATATTAAAATGCCCTTCGGACTAAAGAACGCTGGAGCTACATTTTAGCGGATGGTGAAAAAAGTCTTTAAAGAGCAGATTGGTCGAAACATGGAAGCATATGTGGATGACATGATTGTAAAATCATTGTTCCAAGATCATGCCGAAGACTTGAAAGAGTGCTTCGTGACGTTCCATAGAAATAACACGAGGATCAATCCGAACAAATGCACCTTCGGAGTCTCTAGCGGCAAATTCCTGGGCTACATAGTCAGCGCCCGGGGGATAGAGGCGAACCCTGAGAAGATCGAAGCAGTCATTAATATGGAAGCCCCTAAATGCATCAGAGACATCCAGAAGCTGACCGACCGACTCACCGCCATTCGATGGTTCATCTCTAGATCAGCCGAAAAGGCACTCCCTTTCTTCGCCGTGCTTAAGGGGTCAAAGAATTTTGAGTGGGGGACCGAATGCCAAAGAGCATTCGAAGAAGTGAAAGAATACCTTACTAAAGCACCACTCTTAATGAGGCCTGATCCGAAGGAAACTCTTCAGCTTTACCTGGCTGTGTCCGACAGAACCCTTGGGACAGTGCTTGTAAAAAACCATGAAGGCAATCAACACCATATGTTCTATATGTCCCATGTCCTCAAGGACACAAAGACGAGGTACCCCAATGCCGAAAAATTCACATATGGGTTGGTTATGGCCTCCTGAAAATTGCGGCATTACTTCCAAAGCCGAACGATTCAAGTTGTCACCGGTCAACCTTTGAAGAAGATTTTAACAAGGCCCGAAGCCTCGAGAAGAGTAGTAGCCTGGTCCATCGAACTTGGGGAGTTTGATCTTTAGTATGTCCCCAGAACGGCGATCAATGCCCAAGCTCTGGCTGACTTTGTGGTCGAATGCACATTCTCGGGGCCGCAGGATCTCACCCCAGACGAACAGCTCATTTGGACCCCTGGGAAATGGAAACACTTTGTAGATGGGTCGGTAGCTGGGAAAAAGCGTGGGGCCGGCTTAATACTTTCCAGCCCCGAAGGGTTTGAGATATGCCAGGCTATAAGATTCGACTTCCCTCTGACGAACAATGATGTAGAGTACGAAGTACTCCTCGCAGGAATGGAGTTGGCCCGAAGCCTTGAGGCGAAGCACCTGAGAGCCTTCAGCGATTCTGTGCTGGCAGTAAAGCACTTCTCCAGAGAATATGAGTAAAGGGACCCACGGACGAAGGCTTATACCACCAAGGTAAAAGACGCTTCTCTATCATTTGAAACATTTGAGCTAAGTCAAATTGGCAGGGAGAACAATGGACGGGCAGACGCCCTTTCTAGGCTAGCCTCGGCTGAGACACAGAGCCTAACCGGATCTATCTACCTCACCGAAGCAAAGACGCCTTCGATCGAGAAGAGAGAATGTCTGGAAATTCGCCAATGAGCCAATTGGATGACCCCACTAAGAAACTTTCTGAAGAAAGGTATCCTACCTCCAGATCGAAGGGAGGCACTAAAGATAAAGTACAGAGCATCGAGCTACACTATCATTAATGGAAGAATATATCGTTGATCGGTCAGCCAACCCCTCCTTAGATGCCTAAAAATCGAAGAACATCTAACTCTTGACGCGGTACATGAAGGAATTTGCGGAGAGCATCTGGCTGGTTGGTCCCTCACCTTCAAAATCCTTTGCCAAGGATTCCTCCGGCCAACTTTGAAGGCCAATGTCAGCGAGTATGCCAAGAAGTGTGTGCAATTCCAGTTGTTCACCACTGTTCCGAGGCAACCCCCAGAAGAAATGACTTCAGTTCTCAGTCCTATTGTGTTCGCCATGTGGGCCGTGGACATAGTTGGCGTTCTCCCGACTAGCACGAAGCAAGCAAGATATTGCATAATTGCCATCGACTACATGACCAAGTGGGTCGAACCCCGACCATTATCAGCGATAACCGAAGAAGCAGCAAAGAAGTTCTTCCTTGAACAGATTAGTCTCCGATTCGGGATTCCGAAAATTTGCATCTTTGATAATGGGACTCAGTTTAT
Encoded here:
- the LOC141668990 gene encoding zinc transporter 6, chloroplastic, encoding MALCVSDSGRELWCRDGVAASHLKRISIFIIFFTSIIGISLPVLLARLFQGKPAYDKAVLLIKCFAAGVILSTSLVHVLPDAFNALADCQVSSLHPWKDFPFSGLVTLIGVLMALLVDLTATSHADSGDHATEYKPIVAEMKSCCSGKNIERDGDLESDEDRRFREDEMVVKIKQRLVSQVLEIGIIFHSVIIGVTMGMSQNKCTIRPLVAALAFHQIFEGMGLGGCIAQAGFSFGTTAYMCLMFSVTTPMGILLGMLVFFFTGYDDHSTNALILEGLLGSLSSGILIYMALVDLIALDFFHNKLMSSELLLKKVSFLALVLGSTFMSILALWA